GCTGGAGCCGGGCCGCTACACCGTGATCCTGGAGCCGGCCGCGACCTCCGAACTGCTGGGCCGCATGTTCGGCGCCTTCGGTGCACGCCAGGCCGACGAGGGCCGCAGCTTCCTGGCGAAGAAGGGCGGCGGCAACCGCCTGGGCGAAAAGCTGTTCGACGAACAGGTCAACGTCTGGTCCGACCCCTGGGACAAGGATGTCCCGGTCAGCCCCTGGGATGCGCAGTCGATGCTGGCGCGCCAGCGCCGCGACCTGATCAAGGACGGCAAGGTCGCCAATCTCGAGTACTCGCGTTTCTGGGCACAGAAGAACGGCCTGGCGCCGACCGCGCGCGCCGGCAATATGATCATGGCCGGCGGCACCAAATCGCTCGAAGAGCTGATCGCCAGCACCAAGAAGGGTGTGGTGGTGACCCGCACCTGGTACATCCGCATGGTCGATCCGCAGTCGATGCTGCTGACCGGCCTGACGCGCGACGGCACCTTCTACGTCGAGAACGGCAAGATCAGGTACCCGATCAAGAACTTCCGCTTCAACGAAAGCCCGGTCACGATGCTGAACAACGTCGACGAACTCGGCAAGCCGGTGATCATCGGGCCGGACGAGGTGGCCTACCAGATGGTGATTCCGCCGATGCGGATCCGCGATTTCAACTTTACCTCGCTGTCCGACGCGGTCTAGGTTCGACAGTGGTCTACGATTTTTACTTCACGCGCCTGATGTACGAGTCGGGCGACTGGGACGTGGACATCCGCATGCCCAGCAATGTGCTCAACTCGCTGGTCGAATACACGACCCTGCGCGTGGATCCGGCCGAGCGCGTGATCGCCCTGTCGGACCCGAAGATGCTGCAGGCGCCGTTCTGCTACCTGGCCGGGCACAAGCTGGTGCAGTTCACGCCCGCCGAGCGCCGCAACTTCGAGCGCTACGTGAAGGGCGGCGGCTTCGTCTTCGTGGACGACTGCAACCACGACATCGACGGCCTGTTCGCCAAGTCCTTCGAGGCCGAGCTGGCGAAGATGTTCGGACCCCTGGCGCTGAAGAAGATCGCGAATACGCACCGCCTGTATTCCAGCTTCTTCAAGTTCGACGGGCCGCCGAACACCGCGGTGGAGCTGAACGGCTGGGGCGACGACCTGGTGCACGAATACCTGCGCGCCATCGAGGTGAACGGCCGCATCGGCGTGCTGTATTCGAACAAGGACTACGGCTGCGAGTGGGACTACGACTTCCGCAACAAGCGCTGGCTGGCGGTCGACAACACCCGCTTTGCGGTCAACATCATTCAATATGCGTTAGGAGCGTAGCATCGTGGCAGAAGCAGCGGCATGGACGGAACACGAGATCGCCGACCTGGTGGCGAAGGTCGACGGGCTGAAGCGAAGCATGGGGCAGGTGATCATCGGCCAGAAGGACGTGATCGAACTGCTCGTCACCTGTCTGCTGGCCGGCGGCCACGCGCTGGTCGAGGGCGTGCCGGGGCTGGGTAAGACCCTGCTGGTCAAATCGCTGGCCCAGGCCACCGACATGCAGTTCCGCCGCGTGCAGTTCACGCCCGACCTGATGCCTTCGGATATCGTCGGCACCGAGATCCTCGAGGAAGACCAGGCCACGCGCAAGCGTGTGTTCCGCTTCCAGCAAGGCCCGGTATTCACCCAGGTGCTGCTGGCCGACGAGATCAACCGCGCGCCGCCGAAGACCCAGTCGGCCCTGCTGGAAGCGATGCAGGAACGCAGCGTTACCTTCGCCGGCCAGACGCACAAGCTGCCGCGGCCCTTCTTCGTGCTGGCGACCCAGAACCCGATCGAGCAGGCCGGCACCTACCCGCTGCCGGAAGCCCAGCTCGACCGCTTCCTGCTGCGTATCGATGTCGGCTACCCGACCGAGGATGAAGAGATGGCGATGGTCGGCGCCACCACCCATGCCGGCCTGGTCGACGCCGAACCGGCGATGACGCTCGAAGCGCTTCTGCGCCTGCAGCAGCTGGTGCGCGACATCGAGATCGGCGAGCCCATGCTGCGCTACGCCACGCGCCTGGTGCGTGCGACCAGGCCGGGCGACTCGCCGGTCGAGGCAATCCGCAAGCACATCGGCTGGGGCGCCGGACCGCGCGCCGGCCAGGCACTGGTGCTGGCGTCCAAGGCGCGCGCACTGATGCATGGCCGCCTGGCCGTCACCCGCGAGGATATCGGCGCCATGCTGCTGCCGGTGCTGGCCCACCGCGTGCTGCGTAATTTTGAGGCGGAAGCGGACGGCATCGCGATCGCCGACATCCTCGCCGCGCTGCGCAGGGAAGTGCGGATCGATTGAGGGATTGACCAAGTGGCAGTATTCGCAAGCGCCGCGCTGGCGGCGCACACGGGAAAACTCGAGCTCGCGATCCGCCATGTGCTGGCGGGGCTCGGGCACGGCATCCATGCCGGCCGCGAGCGCGGCGCCGGGGTCGAATTCTCCGAATACCGGGCCTATGCGCCCGGCGACGAGTGGCGCCGCGTCGACTGGAAACTGATGGCGCGCGCCGACCGCTACTATGTGCGCGAGGCCGAGCGCGACAGCCACGTCGCGGTCTGGCTGGTGCTGGACGCCACCGCCTCGATGGGCGAACCGAGCCGCAGTATCTCCGGCCTCGACAAACTGGGCTATGCACGCCTGCTGCTGGGCTGCGTGGGCGCCATCGCCCAGCGCCAGGGCGACGCCTTCGGCCTGGTCGTATGTCATGGCGAGCGCGCCCACTTCACCCCGGCTTCACGCGGACCGCGCCAGCTGCAGCGGGTGCTGTCCCAGCTCGAGCGCGTGGAGGCCGCCGGCACGCTGCCCGGCAGCGAGGTGCTGCGCGCCAGCCTGCATTTTGCGCGCGCGCCCAGCGTGGTGTGCGTGGCCGGCGATTTCCTGGAGTGGCCGTCGCCGCTGTCCGAGGCGATGATCCGCCTGCGCGGCATGCGCCACGACGTGCGCGCCCTGTGCCTGCAGACCGAGGCCGAGATCGCGGCGGATTTCGATGCCGCACAAGCCTGGCGCGATCCGGAAGGGGATGGCAAGCTGTTCCGCTTCGGGCGCGAAGCACGCAGCGAATACGCCCGCAAGCGCGGCGAACATTTCGAGATGCTTGCCCGGCAGTGCCGCGCGCATGACATTCCCTATACGGCGGCGCCGATCGAACGCGCGCCGGGCGAGGTCCTGCGCTCCTGGCTGCAGACCAGGCTGAATGCGCGGGGAGGACGCTGATGGCGAGTCTCTGGTGGTGGGCGCTGCCTGTCCTCCTGTTGCCGATCCTGTGGCACCGGCAGAAGCGCGAACAGACGCAGGCGGCGCCATTGGCGACGGCGCGCTTCCTGCCGGCGTCAATGCCGGTGCAGCTGCGCGTGTGGCGCTGGCGCGATCTGCTCCTGCTTCTCCTGCGCTGCCTGCTGCTGGCCACCCTGATTGCCTTTCTGGCCGATCCGGTACTGCCCTGGCGCGGCGACAGCGTGCTGGTGGCGCCGGGCGCCGACCCGGCCTTCGTCGACCGGCAGGCACGCGAGGCAGGCCTGGCGGACGCCGGCCGCATCGCCTTGCCCGGCCGCGACGGCTATCGCTGGCTGCACCAGCACGAGCGCGAATTCAAGCCGCAGGCGCGCCTGCTGCTGGTCGGCGATGTCGCCATGCCGGCCGCGCTGCCGCATCTGCGCCATGCCCTCACGGTGCGGCCGCAGGCGGCATCGGTCCCGTCATCCGAACAGCATGTGGCCGTGGTCAGCCGCCGCGCCGAGGAATGGCGCACGCTGTTCGCCGCGCCCGGCGGGCCGCAACGCTATGTCGTCGACGCGCAGGCGGGACCGAAGACCGGACTGGTGGTGTGGGATGTGCCGGAGCCGCCGCCGCCGGGTGTGCATGCGCCGCTGTGGTGGGTCGCCGACACCACGGCCTTCCCCGAACTGCAGAAAGCGCCGCAGGCCGGCGATCTTCACTACCTGGACAGCCCGCGCGGACGCCTGTGGAGCGCCGCCTGGCTGCCGCCGCGCGACGCCGCCGGCGCGCGCACGATGTTCGAGACCTGGCAGCGCCTGCATGCCGGCGTCGCTCCCTACACCGCGCCACCGCAGGCCCCCGTCGTCGATGCGGGCGCGCCGGCAGGGCCGGATGGCGGCGCCCTGCGTGACGCGCTGGCGATGGCGCTGCTGGTCCTGTTTGCTCTCGAAAGGATGTTGACCCATGTCCGCCGGCGTTGACATCTTCGCGCGTCTCTGGCGTGCTGCGCTGCTGCGCCGCGGCGGCCTGTGGCTGGCCGGCGCCGTGCCCTGGCTGCTGCTGCGCTCCGGCCCCGGCCTGCTGGCCTGGTCGGCGTTCTGCGCCTGGGATGGACTGCGCCTGCAGCGCCAGGTGGCCCACGGCTGGACCGCCTGGCTCGACGGCGCGGTGCCGGAACTGGAAGACAGCGCGGTCCTGCTGCTGCATGCGGAATCGCCGCTGGCGCAGCTGCAGCGGCAGCGCCTCCTGTCACGCGTCAAGGCCAGCCTCACGGGTGCGCGCGTGCGTGCGATCGTGCGCGAACGCGTGCGCCTGGGCCTGCCATGGCTGGCCGGGAGCCTGGCGCTGGCGGCGCTGGCCTGGGGCGCGGTGCTGCCGCCGCATGGCGGGCAGCCGGCTGCCGCGGCCCTGCCGGCGCTGCAAAAGGCCAGGCCGGCCGCAGCCGCGCCCGAGCTGCTCGTGAAGCTGGCGCCGCCGCGCTACACCGGGGTGGAGGCATCCAGTTCGGCGCCGCGCGATGTGCAGGCGCCGGAGCAGACCGTGGTCGAATGGTGCCTGAAGAATCCGGCCGCCGGCGCCGAGACGATCGAACTGAGCGACGGCCAGCTGCTGCACGCCGGCGCCCAATGCGCACGCTGGACCGCCACCGAATCGATCTTCTGGCGCTGGCGCGGCGCCCGCTACACATTGAAGGTACTGCCGGACGCCGCGCCGGAGATCGTGGTAACCCAGCCGAACGAGATCATCAAGGAACTGGCGCGCGACGCCACCCAGGCCGCGATGGCGATCTCGGTGCGCGACGACTACCAGGTAAAACAGGCGACCCTGCACCTGACCCTGGCGCGCGGCAGTGGCGAGAACATCCGTTTCAGCGACCGCGAGATGCCGATCCCGGCCGGGCATGACCCGCGCCGGCGCGACTGGTCGAAGAACTGGGCGGTGAGCGAACTTGGCATGGAGCCGGGCGACGAGCTGTACTTTTTTGTGCGCGCCACCGACAACGCGGCCAAGGCCCACACCGTGCAGTCGCCGACCTACACGCTGCGCCTGCCCGCGCCGCCCGCCGCGGAGGACGAGCAGGTGTCGGCGCTGCCGGTGATGGTCAAGCCCGAAAGCCTGCGCAGCCAGCGCCAGATCATCATCGACACCGAACAGCTGATTGCCGACATGCGCGTAGGCGACGTGCGCGTAGGCGACATGCGCGTAAAGAAGATGGATGCGGCCACCGTGCGCGAGCGCAGCGAATCGATCGCCACCGACCAGGCCGCGCTGCGGCGCCGCTACGGCCAGTTCCTGGGCGAGGAATCGACGCTGTTCGGCAAGGACGATCATGACGACGACCATGGCGCCGGCAACGGAAAACCGCAGGATGTCCTGCACGAATTCGGGCACGCCCACGACCAGGCCGAGAACGCGACCCTGTTCGACGACGCCACCAAGAAGGTCCTGCGGCGCGCACTGAGCGCGATGTGGGATGCCGAGAAGGCGCTGCGCGCGATTAGTCCGAAGACGGCGCTGCCGCCCGAGCACAAGGCGCTGGAAGCGATCAAGGAATTGCAGCAATCCGAACGCATCTACCTGCACAAGACGGCGTTCGCGCCGCCGCCGATCAAGGAGGACAAGCGCATGACCGGCGACATGGCGGGCGCCGCCAGCAACCGGCGCGAGCAGTCGGCAGCCCCGGACGGCATCCCGGCCGAGCTGCGCGCGCTGGTGCAGGCGCTGGCCGGCGACGGCCCACTGCCGGCCCTGTGGACGCGCACCGCCCACGACTGGGTGCGCGAGCGCATCGCCGCCGACGAACAGCGCCTGGCGGCGCAGCGTGCGATCCAGGACGTGGCCGACGGCTGCCTGCCTTGCCGCCCGGTGCTGCGCGCCTGGCTGCGCGGCGCCGTGCATGAGGCGCCGGTACTGCTGCAGGCCACGCCGAAGGTCGAGACGCCGTTCGAGCGCGCCGCGCGGGGAGGACTGCAATGACGACGCTCGCACTCGTCGCCCTGGCGATCGGGGCGCTCGGCATGCTGGCCTATGGCGCACGCCGGCGCTGGTTCGACGCCCTGCTGGCCGCGCTGGCGGGTATCGCACTCGCGGGCGCGGTCGGCAATTTCACGCTGCCGGGCGAGGCGGGCGCCACGCTGGCGTTGTCCGCTTCGAAGCCGCCGGCGTCGCTGGACGGCGTGCGCGCACTGACGCTGGATGGGGACGGCCTGCGCGCCGCCGAATGGGACGATTTGCCGGCACGGCCGCTGGCCTGGACCATGCCGGCCACACCGACGGTCCGGGTGGCCTTTCCGCGCACGATCGCGCTGGGCCGGATGTTCACCTTGACGCTGGCGCGTTCGTGGCGGGCGCCAGGCCGGCTGCAGCTGCTGGCCGAGAACGGCGAAGTGCTGGCCGAGGGCAGGGGAGAGGGCGTGTTGTCGGTGCAGTGGCTGCCGCCGCTGGCCGAGCGCCTGGTCTTGACGGCGCGCCTGCTCGATGCGGACGGCAAGCCGGTCGACCAGGGGCCGGTGCCGGTGACCGTGGTCGAGCCGTCGCCGCTGCAGGTGCGCGGGCGCTTCGGCGCGCCGTCCTTTGACCTGCGCACGCTGGATGACCTGCTGGCGGCCAGCAATGCCGTGATCGACTGGCAGGTCGAGCTGGGCAAGAACCTGCGCCGCAGCGAGAGCGCGCGCGCCGAGATGGCGGCGCCGAACCTGGAGATCGTCGACGCCGCCTGGTTCGAACATGCCGGCGACGCCGCTAGAACCGCATTGCTGGCGCGGGTGGCCGCCGGCGCGCCGCTGCTGGTGCTGGGCGCGAACGCGGGCGACCCCGGGGTCTGGTCGCGCAGCGTCGGCCTGCGCTTGGCGCCGCAGCCGGCCGATAAAACGATTGGCGCGCGCCTGCCGATGGCCGCGGGCGGCCTGAACCCCGCTCAGGAGCGCAGCGGCGAGTGGCAGGGCCAGGACGGACTCTGGACCCGCGACTGGCACAGGGGCCGCATCGCCTGGCTGGGCGTGGGCGGCTGGCACCGCCATGCGATCGAGGCGCCGCGCGCGCTGGCGCTGTGGTGGCAGGACGTGCTCGACCGCCTGCGCGTGCGCACCAGCGAGGACCTGGCCTGGCTGGATCCGGACGAACTGCCGCTGCCGAACCGGCGCCTGGAGGTATGCGCGCGCGGCGAAGCGCTGCGCAAGTCGGCGGCGCTGGCCTTCCCGGACCTGGCCTTGAGCCTGCCGTGGCAGCGCCGTTCCGAACGCGTCGACGCCTCCTGCGCGGCGGTGTGGCCGAAGCAGTCCGGCTGGCTGAAGCTGCGCACGCAGGCCGGGGGCGACCGCACGCTGGATGACGCGGTGTACGTGTATGCGGAGCGCGACTGGGCCCTGTGGCAGCGCGCCCAGCGCCGCGACGCCACCGCGCGCTATGCGGCCCGCACCCCGCTGCCCGCCGTGGGCGGCGCAACGCGCCCGCTGCCGGCCTGGCCCTTCGGCCTCGTGTTCGCGCTGGCGATGCTGGGCCTGTGGTGGCGCGAGCGGCGCTGATCGCGCCCTCAGTCCCGGTGATCCTGCATCCACTCCTTCAGGCCATTGACCCAGTTCTTGGCCGGCAGGTTGTAGCGCCGCTTGATCTCGGCGGCGCGTTCGTACAGCACCGCGAAGTCGATCTGCGGCGCCTGCTTGAAGGCGATGACGACGATGTTGGCGTCGTGGACCTCGGGCAGCCAGACCACGGCGTCGAAGGCCTGCTCCATCGCCTTCAGGTTCTTGTCGTAGTTGATGAAGTCGCCGAACACATTGGCGGTCATGACGCCGCCGTCGACCAGGCAGTCGGCGCAGGCCTGGTAGAACTCGGGCGTGTCGAGCACCGGGCCGCGCGCTTCCTCGTCGTACAGGTCGACCTGCAGCACGTCGACGGCGCCGTGGTTGGCCGCATCCATCACGAAATCGAGGGCGTCCATCTCGCGTACATCCAGGCGCGCATCGTTCGGCGGCAGGCCGAAGTGGGCGTGGCAGATGGCGATCACGTTCGGATTCAGTTCGGCCGCCGTGACCCGCGCGTCCGGGAATTTCTGGTGGCAGAACTTGGTGAGCGCGGCGCTGCCCAGGCCTAGCTGCACGATGCGGCGCGGCTGCTGCACGAACAGCATCCACATCATCATCATCTGCACGTATTCGAGTTCGATCGCATCCGGCCTGCTGAGGCGCATCGAACCCTGCACCCAAGAGGTGCCCAGGTGGAGCGAACGGACGCCCTCGAATTCGGTAATGGTGGCGGGAGGATGGCCGGGCTGGGAGAAGCGGGGGTCGGTCGATGGGGACATGGCGCGATCTTACCAAAGCTGCTGGCTGAACACCGGGAACACCGGGGTCAGAGTCCCTTAAAAAGCAACACCGGACTCTGACCCCTTGATCATGTCGTACAGCTGCTGCGCCGCGGGCGACAGCGCGATCCCGCGGCGCCGGATCAGCCCGACCGTGCGGGTGACGTCCGGCTCCACCAAAGGAATGCTGACCAGGGTCGGGTGATCGCCCGGCGGCATCGCCAGCTGCGGCACGGCGGCGATGCCGAGGCCCGCCTCGACCAGGCTGACTACCGTCATCACATGGCGCACCTCGCAGAAAGAGCGGGGCCGGGCCGGCGTGTCGGCCAGCGCCAGGTCGAGCAGGAAGCGGTTGCCGCTGGCCTTTGCGACGGTCATGTAATCGTATTTGTCGAGCTCCGCCCAGGTCACCTTCTTGCGCCTGGCCAGCGGATGCTCCTTGCGGCAGGCGACCACGAAGGATTCCTTCAGCACCGGCTCGAACTCGATGTTCGGCTCGTGCGCGCCGATGTAGTTGATGCCGAAGTCGGCTTCGCTGCGCGCCACGCTGGTGAGCACGTCGCCGGCGCCTTCGTCGCTCACCCGGATCAGGATGCGCGGATACTTCTGGTGGTACTGCTGCAGTACCTGCGGCAGGAAGTAGCGCACCGCCGACGGCACGCAGGCAACCGTGACCTCGCCGCTCATGCGTTCCGCAATCGCGCCGATGCCCAGCAGCGACTGGTCCAGGCCGTAGAGCAGCTCGCGCGCCTTGCGTGCGAAGTCGCGCCCGACCGTC
This window of the Massilia sp. WG5 genome carries:
- a CDS encoding TldD/PmbA family protein produces the protein MKQLNQEEAKRICDRVLSFSKADECSVAINGSRNGNIRFARNSVSTAGLNEDRRLTVTVAFGKRQGTATSNEFDDKSLEQAVRRAEDTARLAPENPEYVTLPGKQEFKATGEYFASTAAIDPDYRAEVASHAIIAGRKNKLVTAGFFTDSTGFETIANSKGLFGHREFTGLDFTCTARTEDGRGSGWVTRSASDAKRFDPREAAEVAMEKALRSVDAKALEPGRYTVILEPAATSELLGRMFGAFGARQADEGRSFLAKKGGGNRLGEKLFDEQVNVWSDPWDKDVPVSPWDAQSMLARQRRDLIKDGKVANLEYSRFWAQKNGLAPTARAGNMIMAGGTKSLEELIASTKKGVVVTRTWYIRMVDPQSMLLTGLTRDGTFYVENGKIRYPIKNFRFNESPVTMLNNVDELGKPVIIGPDEVAYQMVIPPMRIRDFNFTSLSDAV
- a CDS encoding DUF4159 domain-containing protein, translating into MVYDFYFTRLMYESGDWDVDIRMPSNVLNSLVEYTTLRVDPAERVIALSDPKMLQAPFCYLAGHKLVQFTPAERRNFERYVKGGGFVFVDDCNHDIDGLFAKSFEAELAKMFGPLALKKIANTHRLYSSFFKFDGPPNTAVELNGWGDDLVHEYLRAIEVNGRIGVLYSNKDYGCEWDYDFRNKRWLAVDNTRFAVNIIQYALGA
- a CDS encoding MoxR family ATPase, giving the protein MAEAAAWTEHEIADLVAKVDGLKRSMGQVIIGQKDVIELLVTCLLAGGHALVEGVPGLGKTLLVKSLAQATDMQFRRVQFTPDLMPSDIVGTEILEEDQATRKRVFRFQQGPVFTQVLLADEINRAPPKTQSALLEAMQERSVTFAGQTHKLPRPFFVLATQNPIEQAGTYPLPEAQLDRFLLRIDVGYPTEDEEMAMVGATTHAGLVDAEPAMTLEALLRLQQLVRDIEIGEPMLRYATRLVRATRPGDSPVEAIRKHIGWGAGPRAGQALVLASKARALMHGRLAVTREDIGAMLLPVLAHRVLRNFEAEADGIAIADILAALRREVRID
- a CDS encoding DUF58 domain-containing protein: MAVFASAALAAHTGKLELAIRHVLAGLGHGIHAGRERGAGVEFSEYRAYAPGDEWRRVDWKLMARADRYYVREAERDSHVAVWLVLDATASMGEPSRSISGLDKLGYARLLLGCVGAIAQRQGDAFGLVVCHGERAHFTPASRGPRQLQRVLSQLERVEAAGTLPGSEVLRASLHFARAPSVVCVAGDFLEWPSPLSEAMIRLRGMRHDVRALCLQTEAEIAADFDAAQAWRDPEGDGKLFRFGREARSEYARKRGEHFEMLARQCRAHDIPYTAAPIERAPGEVLRSWLQTRLNARGGR
- a CDS encoding DUF4175 family protein — translated: MSAGVDIFARLWRAALLRRGGLWLAGAVPWLLLRSGPGLLAWSAFCAWDGLRLQRQVAHGWTAWLDGAVPELEDSAVLLLHAESPLAQLQRQRLLSRVKASLTGARVRAIVRERVRLGLPWLAGSLALAALAWGAVLPPHGGQPAAAALPALQKARPAAAAPELLVKLAPPRYTGVEASSSAPRDVQAPEQTVVEWCLKNPAAGAETIELSDGQLLHAGAQCARWTATESIFWRWRGARYTLKVLPDAAPEIVVTQPNEIIKELARDATQAAMAISVRDDYQVKQATLHLTLARGSGENIRFSDREMPIPAGHDPRRRDWSKNWAVSELGMEPGDELYFFVRATDNAAKAHTVQSPTYTLRLPAPPAAEDEQVSALPVMVKPESLRSQRQIIIDTEQLIADMRVGDVRVGDMRVKKMDAATVRERSESIATDQAALRRRYGQFLGEESTLFGKDDHDDDHGAGNGKPQDVLHEFGHAHDQAENATLFDDATKKVLRRALSAMWDAEKALRAISPKTALPPEHKALEAIKELQQSERIYLHKTAFAPPPIKEDKRMTGDMAGAASNRREQSAAPDGIPAELRALVQALAGDGPLPALWTRTAHDWVRERIAADEQRLAAQRAIQDVADGCLPCRPVLRAWLRGAVHEAPVLLQATPKVETPFERAARGGLQ
- a CDS encoding spermidine synthase, whose product is MSPSTDPRFSQPGHPPATITEFEGVRSLHLGTSWVQGSMRLSRPDAIELEYVQMMMMWMLFVQQPRRIVQLGLGSAALTKFCHQKFPDARVTAAELNPNVIAICHAHFGLPPNDARLDVREMDALDFVMDAANHGAVDVLQVDLYDEEARGPVLDTPEFYQACADCLVDGGVMTANVFGDFINYDKNLKAMEQAFDAVVWLPEVHDANIVVIAFKQAPQIDFAVLYERAAEIKRRYNLPAKNWVNGLKEWMQDHRD
- a CDS encoding LysR family transcriptional regulator, with product MNLDLGDLRAFVAVAERGSFHAAANDIHLSQPALSRRVAKLEASLGVRLLERTTRKVELTTVGRDFARKARELLYGLDQSLLGIGAIAERMSGEVTVACVPSAVRYFLPQVLQQYHQKYPRILIRVSDEGAGDVLTSVARSEADFGINYIGAHEPNIEFEPVLKESFVVACRKEHPLARRKKVTWAELDKYDYMTVAKASGNRFLLDLALADTPARPRSFCEVRHVMTVVSLVEAGLGIAAVPQLAMPPGDHPTLVSIPLVEPDVTRTVGLIRRRGIALSPAAQQLYDMIKGSESGVAF